GGACCAGACCGGTGGGGCGGTCGATGGACCCATTTCCGCTTCGACAGTCTCCAGCGCCGACGATCGCGCTGAACTCGTCATCAATGCTGACGGCACCTATACCTACACCCTCACCGATAACTTTCTTCTCTCCAATCCTGCTAGCGATCCCACCAATCCCAATTCTCAAACCAATGTCATCTCCGACAACATCTCTGGCTTCCTCGGTGGCATCACGGTTTTTGCAGAAGATACTGATGGTGTCCAGGTCAATAACGGCCAGGGCATCGCTCTGACCCTCCAGGTCATTGACGACATCCCAGTCAGCACCTCCGCACCAGCCGTCTCCGCCGCTGCTTTGGATGAGGCCAACCTCGCCGACGGCACCGACCCCGATAGCAATCTGCTCTCCGCCACAGGCGATCTCTCCTCCATTACGGGCACCAATTACGGCGCCGATGGCTTTGGCGGCGTCACGGGCTTCGACATCAACGGAGCTTCCTTCGTTGCTGGCACCACCATTTATCTCTCGCAGGCGGCCAGCGTCGATGCAGCCATCGCGGCTTCGACCACATCCGGCGCCGACGATCGCGCGGAACTCGTCATCAATGCCGATGGCAGCTATACCTTCACCCTCACCGATAACTTCCTTTTCTCCGACCCCAGCGACCCCACCGCTCAGACCGAGGACATTTCCTCGCTCCTCGGTGGCATCACCGTCTTTGCAGAAGATGGCGATGGCGACCAGGTCAATAACGGCAATGGCATCGCTCTGACGCTCCAGGTCATTGATGACGGCCCGGGCAATCCCACCTTGGTGGTCTCCGGCACGGAACCGATCGCCTTGACCTTCGACGGCGGACTCACCGACGGCAATTTCACCGGCACGGAGCTCACCGGTGACACCAACGCATCTCCTGTCATTGCGGCAGTTGATTTCTCCTCCGCCTTCACCACAGGCAACCTCTCTGATTTCGGCGCCGATGGCCCTGGCACCGCAAGCACCGTCTCCTATTCACTCGCTCTCACCGGTCCGAACGACTCGGGTCTCACCAGTGGCGGCAACGCCATCACCCTCTCCGAATCCGGCGGTGTCATCACAGGAACCGCGGGCGCCGCTGGCACCGCGTTCACCCTCGCCGTTAATTCCTCTGGCGTGGTCACCTTGACCCAATCCCTCGCGATTGATCACTCCCAGAACGACACCTACAACGGTGCCTACATCGATGACGTCGCTTCGCTCATCGACGGCCGGATCCAACTCAACGCCACAGCCACAGCCACCACCGATTCCGACGGCGATTCCTCCTCCACAGCCACAGCCTCTCTCGATCTCGGCGGCAACATCCAATTCGGTGATGACGGCCCGGACATCACTCCAGGAATCTTCACGTCATCACAAAATCTCGACTTCAGCATACAAGTTGGACAAGGGTCAGGCGACAACAACATCAATGGAACTCCTGGCGAAAACTATCGCGATCAAGGGCAAATTCTGCTCGACTTTGATTCAATTTATGCTGGCCAAACCATTGATGTCGCCTTAAATGTAGTGATCGACGGTACATGGAACTACGATGGTCTCTTTGCCCCTGGAGACACGAACACTAATATTGGTTCAAACCGAACGGATTACTTTGATGATAATTGGGCGATTTTTATACAGGATTCTCAACCCGCCTTAAATGCAGTTCCTGATCAAGTTTACTACTATAACAGCACAGCTCTTAATACACCTAACACCTTTCCCAACTCTGATCCAAATGTTCCAACTATATTGGGTCAAAATGTACAATCATTTGTCTATGGCAATCCATTAAATACAGGAAATTCAGGCGCAGGAAATGCAGATTTAAATAATTTTACGCATACAGCAGATGTCGTGTCACAATTAGATGCGAATGGCGACCTAAGCCTATGGATAGCGGCAGAAACAACGCAGACAAGTGAGATTGCAACAATCGATGGGATTGCTAATGTTACACTTGCAGGGCCGCAACTTCTGAATAAAGTACTAATCAATGTCCAAGATACAGACGCGACATATTCCAATCAAAACCTAGCTTCATGGGATTTTGGCGCTGACGGAATGTATAACCTCGGTGGTTATTCAATTGAGAATCTAAAGATCAACGGAGGCCAGCCCATAGGCTACACAGGAGCGATAACCCAGGCCAGTGCACAAAGCGTTGAAATCACTATTTCTAAAGCAGGAAACAACGTAGCAGTACTAAATCTGAATTCTGATTCAACAGCAAGTGACTCTCTTGAAATCATAAGTACGAGCCAAGCAGAAAATATTGAGTTTGACTTAAACGTGAAGGATGGCGATCAAGATATTGATTCTATAACCTTCGAGATAAATGCTCAAAACACAATTAGCGATGGCACTCGGCTATATAGTAATACATTCGAATCTTCTCAAAGCAATGGCTGGTCAGTAGATAACGGCGACAATGACGAGCTGCAGATCAACGGAGGCCAGCAATCAGTAAAACAATTTAACTTTGGAGTTGAAAATGCTGGCTCAACTGTTGATATCAATTTAGATGTAAGAACGAGCGGTTACGATCCGGGTGATCAGTTTATAATTACAGCGGGCAGCGGCGCCAATTTGCAAACTAAAGGCAGAGGCGATGTTTCTAGTGGCAGCATTAGTTTCAGCGATGTCGTGATTGCAACAGACGGTACAGTAACAGTTACGATCACAAACAATGCAAATGGAGGAGGGAGCGAGAGAATCAGAGTTGACGATTTTGAAATTACAGCAGCGCAAGAACTCATAGAAACAAGCTTTTTAAACAGTCTTCCCAATGTGAATCCAATCAGCATAGATTTGAACAACGACGGCAAGGTTGACTACCTGACGCGAGACGAGGGTCTAATTTTTGAAGATGCTGAAACGAATGTAGTGAGCAATCTCGCTTGGGTTGCCCCAAATGATGGATTACTGGTGATTGATGCAGATCAATCTGGCTCGATCAACGAGACACGGGAATTTGCTTTCACCGAGTGGAGTAATAATGCCGAAACTGATCTTCAAGCTGTAGCAGAAGTTTTTGACACGAATCAAGATGGCATCCTAGATTCTCAGGATGAAAGATTTGACGAGTTTGCAGTTTGGCAGGATTTTAACTCTGACGCCATTACGGATGAAGGCGAGCTTTCTTCCTTGTCTGAACTTGGTATTAACAGCATCAACCTGACCTATCGCGATGACAGTGAAAGCCGTGTTGAAGCAGGCGGGGACGTGACGGTCTTCGGTCAAGCCACTGTGAGCTATGAAGACGGCAGTACAGCTCTAGCCGAAGACACATCATTCGCTCGATCCATCGTGTCTGACCAGTCTTCAACAGCCGATCCAATCGCTAGCGACACTGGTGACCAAGCAGCGACAACCCAGCTTGCTTCTCAAGATCTATCCACTGAAGTTTCAATCGACGCCTTGGTGAATCAGTTCATGGAATCTAATCCTGCTGAAGACGATCTCATTGCTCAGGTGCATCAAGAGCTGATGGACAATGGGGGGCCCGATTCAAACCCCATGAATCTCGAGACTCTTGATGATGAGTCCTATGGTAATGAAGAGAACGAAAACGATCTAGACATCGATGTAGATTTAGATTTAATGGTAGATGATTCCCTTTGCGAGATTCCACTCGAAATTGCTGACGATTCTCCCGTTTTTGCCTAACCATGATTGACATCACTTCTGCAGGCGCTGAAATTGAAGCATCGATCACTGATGTGGTCAGCCAGTTTTTGGATATGGCGCGTGGTGCTGAGATTGATTCGCCTGGTACGAGCACCCGTCAAGCTGGTTTGATGTATGAGCTGGATAGCTTGGTCAGTGATTTTCTTGATCAGAATCAGATTTCTTCCGAAGAATACAATTCTCTCGAACAGCAGGTTCTCAATTCAGTAGCTGAAGAGCTCATTCTCGACTCCGACGATCATGATTCGCTTGATCTTCGTGCCGATGATCAAGGAAATTACGATGCCGAGTCGGTTATGGCAGCCATTGATCTAGACCTTAGCGCGGTTGATGACCTCAACCTTCCATCTATGATGTCAGATGGGTTTGACGGCTTCGATGTCTAAGCTCATTCCATTAATGCCAAGAGACCTCGAAGCGACTCAATGCTTAATTCGGATCGGCGAATTCTTTTGTTCTCTGATCAGCCACCATCAACTTCTGTTGTTTTTAAACATCTAAAGTCTTCTCAGTTCTATATTCTGTTGATTGACGAATTTACAGAAAAAAGGTTATCCTCCAGCCTTGAGGATCGTCCTGATTTAATCCTTTTCGATAGTGACCGTTTTCAATTTCAAGCCTCGCTTCAGTTGATTCGGTTCATTCGCTCTAAGAAGATATCTGTACCTGTGATTCATTTGGTTAGGGATGATCACTATTTGGCACGTGTTCAGTCACTCCAGGCTGGTGCTGATGATGTGCTGTCATTTCCTTTTGCTTACGAAGAGCTTGATGCCCGCTTGGATTCGCTCTTCCGCCGTGCATCGATGGGGACAAATCATCTCGATGGAGCAGTGCTTCGCCATACAGATCTAGAACTCAATACTGATACGCGAGAAGTCACCCGTGACGGGATCTCCGCAAAACTTACGGTCAAAGAGTATGACCTCTTAGTTTATTTTCTACAAAATCCAGGAATGGTATTGGCTCGAAAAACAATCATGAACAATGTGTGGGGTCAAAGCTGGACAGGAGACGATAATCTTCTTGACGTTTACATCCGTTATTTGCGCAAGAAAATTGAGCGACAGAAACTTGAAAAACTGATACACACTGTTCGAGGTGTTGGCTATATCTTGAAGTAACGAAGCTACTAGTATCAGTCGGAGGTGATCTGATCTGATTTCATTGCGTCGATTGGAAATCGAGTTGATTATGAGTCTGTAACTCCCTCAATTCGATCCTCAACCTCTTGATAAAGCTCCTGCAGTTGCTGGATGTTTTCATCCGAGGTTTCCCAATACCCACGTCCATTGACCTCAAGTAAGGTTCCAACAATCCGCCTGAAACTATGGGGATTAAGCTCCAGCAAGCGTTTGCGCATTTCTGGATCATTGATGAATGTTTCATTGGCTTCTTCGTACACAAAGTTGTCTACAGAACCGCTTGTAGCACTCCATCCAAGCGTGAAGTTCAACCGCTTTGCGACTTCTCGAACCCCTTCATAACCAGAATCGAGCATGCCTTCATACCACTTTGGATTGAGCAGTTTGGTTCGTGAGTCCAGGCGAATCGTTTCACTTAAGGAGCGAACCTGAGCATTTGCCGTCGTTGTGTCTGCGATGTAGCTTGTTGGCGATTTTCCGTCATCGCGAAGTCCCTGAATCAACTTGGTGGGGTCGCTGTCGAAATAATGGCTCACATCGGTGAGTGAAATCTCAGCGGAGTCGAGATTTTGGAAGGTTACGTCTGCTGTCTTCATCACTGATTCGAAGACTTCACGCTTTTGATCCATTTCGCCTGGATTATCGGCATTAAAGGCAAAAGTTTTGCGAGAGAGGTACATCTCCTGAAGCTCTCCCTCTTCTTCCCAGGTGCTGTTTTCTACAGCCAGGTTCACATTGGAGCTGTAGCTACCGCTTGCATTGGAAAACACACGGCAAGCAGCATCACGAAGACTTGTGCCTTCTTTCTCGGCTTGTTCAAGAGCATGTTTTCGAATAAAGTTCTGATCAATAGATTCCTCCGACTCGGCAGCCATTTTCACGCCTTGATCAATCAGGGCCATCTGATTGATAAACAAGTCTCGGAACACACCCGAACAATTCACCACAACATCGATCCTTGGCCGCCCTAGTTCTTCCAGGGGAATGAGTTCTAGTTTGTTGACCCTGCCTAAGGAGTCGGGAACCGGGCGAACTCCGATAAACCAAAGGATCTGTGCGAGTGATTCTCCGTAGGTTTTGATGTTGTCTGTTCCCCAGAGCACGCAAGCGATCGTTTCAGGCCATTCACCCTGTTCTTCTCTCTGTCGTTCGATCAGTTTGTCCACCACAACCTTGGCTGCAGCCACTGCTGCTCTGGTAGGAATTGCTTGAGGATCGAGAGCGTGAATGTTTTTGCCACTCGGCAGTACGCCTGGATTCCTGATTGGGTCTCCTCCGGGGCCAGGCAGAACGTATTCCCCATCGAGAGCTCTTAACAGGCTCTCCATTTCCATATCTGCGCAGATTTGCTGAAGGCAGAAACGCAAATAGGTAAACAGGCTGTCAAGCGCTGTGCTGTCAACGTTGGTAAAACCACCAGTCGAACAGGCTCTGAACCAAGGTGTTGGCCGTTTGAATCCAAACCGAGAGATCAGATCAAGGAACCAAGCAAACTTTTCGCGCATATTGACGCGACCGTCGCTCCCTGTCAGAGACCGCACCATGGATCCCACAGCAGCACGGGAAACTTCTGTGATTGTGCGATTGAGTTCCACGTCTTCAAGAACGCCATCATCATTGCCTCGATAGATGTCATCGATTTGGCGGCCAAGGGATTCAGCCAGTAGTCCCGGTAAGGAACGAAGGCCGTCTTCTTCGCGCTCCAAGGCGGCAATACTCACCAGCGTTGCAATCGCTTCTTCTGCCGTAGGCGGCTTACCGATGGTATGAAGGCCGCAGGGAAGCAGGCGACTTTCAATTTCCATCAACTGGCGGTAGATCGCCCCAACAATCGCGTCGCGATTTTCGAGAGTTAGATCAGATGAATCATCGTCGGGCAGAGCAACATCTTTATCAAGATTGCACAGGCGTGCGGTTTCTACGATCGCATTAACGATTTGAACTCCCCGAGCACTTTCTCTCAGTTGTTGATAGGAACCCACCAACTCACCAAGCTCTTTGAGTCCTTTGTAAAGGCCAGCATTTTCGGCTGGTGGTGTGAGGTAACTAATCGTGGATGCATAACCTCGACGTTTTGCGATCGTTGCTTCCGATGGATTATTGGCTGCGTAGTAATAGAGGTTGGGTAAGGCTCCGATCAGGGAGTCTGGGTAACAGGTTTCACTCATGCCCATTTGCTTGCCGGGCATAAATTCAAGTGATCCATGTGTGCCGAAGTGGAGTACGGCATCGGCCCCCCAAATCTTTTCTAAGTACGTGTAATAGGCTGCAAAACCATGATGAGGACTTGCGCTGCGTGAATAGAGAAGGCGCATAGGATCACCTTCATAACCAAAAGTTGGTTGAACCCCTACAAAGATATTTCCAAAATGACGTCCATAGATCAATAAATTTTGTCCGTCGCTATTCAAATTACCTGGTGGTTTCCCCCAGTTTTCTTCTAAACGTTCTGAATAAGGAGTTAGCCTTTCATACTCTTCAACGCTCATTCGATGCGCGATCGAGAGTTCTGGTGATCCTTGAAGGGCTTCTGGATCGTTAATCACCGTCTCCATGAGTGCCTTGGCATCCCGTGGCATGTCCTGAACGTCGTATCCCTTGGCCTTCATCTCCTGAAGAACCCTGTGAATCGAATCGAACACATTGAGATAGGCCGCCGTTCCTACATTTCCCTTGTCTGGGGGAAAGCTAAAAACGGTAATGGCTAGCTTTTTGTCTTTACGTGGTTTCAGGCCTAATGATGACCATCGGATTGCTCTTTCAGCAATCGCATCCACGCGATCTTGCAGGGTATGAGCTTTACCCGTGGCGTCATCACGACCAGACAAAACAATGGGTTCGATTGCGCCGTCTAACTCTGGAATCGCGATTTGCAGTGCTACCTGTACTGGGTGAAGGCCTAAATCACTTTTTTCCCATTCTTGCGTGGTTTGAAAGACCAACGGCAGGGCAACCATGTATGGCCTATTGAGCTTTTTCAGCGATTCAACGGCCTTGGGATGGTCCTGACGCGCTGGACCTCCAACTAAGGCAAAACCTGTAAGAGAAACAATGCTGTCCACTAAAGGCTGCTCTGAATTGAGCGGGTCGTAGAAAAAAGCATTGACAGGTTTTGAGAAATCAAGACCTCCGCAGAAGATCGGAATAACGCGTGCACCTCGGAACTCAAGTTCTTGGATGGTTGCCACGTAGTGGGCATCGTCTCCAGTCACGATGTGACTGCGCTGGAGCACGAGACCAATCACTGGTCCCTTGCGGGCTTTGTCGCTGAGATCTGGGCGACTCGCCATCCAATTCAAATATTCCTTTAAATCCTCAAACATTTGAGGTGCTAGCGGGTGCCAAATCCCGAGATCAGGAAAGACTTCTGGATCTGCAACTGCTACTTCAGGACGCCCATCACCATCTGATGCTGGAAATACATATTTATCAGCCAGCATCAACAGAAAATTTCGGAGATTATCTGGTGTGCCACCCAACCAATATTGGAAACTAAGCATGAAGCTGCGAGCATCTTGCGCTTTCTCGACGGGCAAATACTTGAGCACCGTTGGAAGCGTATTCAAGAGCTTGAGCATGGCGTCTTGAAAACCTGCACCTCCAGCTTCTTTTCGCTTTTTCATGAAGCCGGCGATCGCGCTTTTGCTCTGCCCGAGTTGAGCCATCGAGAAGCTGCCTAACTTGTTGAGGCGCATGACCTCGGGCATCGAGGGGAAGACGACCGCGGCTTTCAGGCGATCGCGGTGAGGACTGACTGCATCAACAACTTTTTGGGCGAGATCTTCAATGAAAATGAGCGATCCAATAAAGACGTCGGTCTCAGCAACATCTTTTTGAAAATCTGCATAATTATGTTCATCACGAAGTTCCTCAATCAGATAGCCGCAGAGTTCAATCCCAATGGGACCATCTTGCGCATTGAGACTGATCGCTGCTTGTGTTAATGCACTTTGATATTGCGGTTCAAGAACGACGTAGACGGCCTTCATGACCGATTGATGATTGTTGTTCTCAGCAGGAATAATCCGACGATCAGCGGAACGGACCTGCGTAAACATCAGCTCAATTGAGGAATGTAAAGAAGCTTACGTGTGTCTGTGTCGCTCTGCTCGAGATCTGCATTTCGTGTTACATCCGCGCTTGGCCCCATAGGCTGAGTCCATCTGCAACACGTTCATGAGCGACATCCAGACCGGTTCGATACCCGTTGTGGTGACCGGTGCGCTGGGTCGAATGGGTGCTGAGGTGATTCGAGCAGTTCAAATGGCTCCCGATTGCCATCTGGTGGGTGCAGTGGACAACACACCCGGTAAAGAGGGACAGGACGTGGGCGAATTATTGGGGCTTCAGTCCCTGGAGGTGGCCGTTACTGCGGATCTCGAAGGCTGCTTGTGTTCTGCGAGTCAGGCCGTCCGAGATGCCGGGCCTGGGAAAGGAGCCGTCATGGTGGATTTCACCCACCCCTCTGTGGTGTATGCCAACACCAGGGCCGCGATCGCCTATGGCGTGCATCCTGTGATCGGGACCACGGGGTTGTCACCCGCCCAACTTGATGATCTCCAATCGTTTTCCGACAAGGCATCCATTGGTGGAGCTGTGATTCCTAACTTCTCTGTGGGAATGGTGTTGCTTCAGCAGGCTGCTGCCGCTGCTGCCCGGTTTTATGACCATGCCGAATTGACTGAGCTCCATCACAACCGCAAGGCTGATGCTCCTAGCGGAACCTGCATCAAAACAGCCGAACTCATGGAAGAGCTAGGCAAACTATTTAATGAACCAGAAGTGGATGAGCATGAATCTCTGGCTGGAAGCCGCGGTGGGCAGCGTCCGAGTGGATTGCGGTTGCATTCTTTGCGTTTGCCTGGACTAGTGGCTCATCAAGAAGTGATGTTTGGCTCTCCAGGTGAGACCTACACCCTGCGGCACGACACGATTGATCGGGCCGCATACATGCCAGGTGTCTTGCTTTGCATCCGTAAAGTGCGACAACTACAGGCGCTGGTTTACGGCCTCGAGCGTCTTCTTTAGGGGTTGGCAGGATGTTGATTCCGCTTCGTCCCGGTGAGTTGCATCGGTTGATACCCGCTGTTGCCACTGGTCAACAATTCAAAGCTGCCCTTGGCAATCCCCGAAAAGTTCTCCAGCGTGTGTTGATTGCCACGATTGGGGGAGTGATCACTCTGTTAATCAGTCAGAGCCAGTTATCCAGTCGATGGGGCTCGATCTTGTTAATGATCGGCGTTGTGTTTTTGCTCTATGTCCTTTGGGGGCCGATCTTAGAAGCCGGTCGAAAAAATGCAGTTTTACGCCGCTATCCCTCGGCTGCTCTTTTTGAGGGGGAGATTGTTAAGGCCTATCGGCAGGAGCGAGTCGAAAATCAACGGGAGCAGGCTGATGCTCGCGGCCAGCTCGAATTGATTGAAAACCGAAGGACGTGGATGGTGTTGGAGCTCGCCGATGAGGACGGTTATCTCGGAAGAATCTCCTTTCCAATGACGAAACAGCATGCATCGATTCGCTCCGGAGTGTTGATCCGTTGTGTGGTGCTGAGTGACCGCAACGACTTTTCAAGATTGGGCGCTCTTACGGATGCTTGGCTTCCTGGTCTGCGGATGTGGATCGGTGAGTATCCCTATCTGCTTCGACCTGCGTTCGAAGACCTCTGCCGCATGCGCTTGCGCAACGTTTCTTCACAAATGGGTTACACTTCTTAACGAACGGCAGAACTCCGATGACTCAGGCCTCTACAAACGCAGCAACCATCCGCGGTGCAACCGTAACCACAGAAGATGGTGGTCGTCTCAACGCATTTGCCACAGAGCCACGGATGCAGGTTGTGGATGTTGAGAGCGGTTGGGGCTTTCACGACCGTGCAGAAAAGCTAAACGGCCGCATGGCCATGCTTGGTTTCATTGCTTTGCTTGCAACTGAATTGGCCATGGGTGGTGAAGCCTTCACCCGTGGACTTCTCGGCATCGGCTGATCTAAGTGATGACCGGCTCCCTAGCTCCGATTCGGATCAATGGAGCCGGTCCAACAGGCAGTTTGCTTGCCATTGGGCTTGCAAATGTTGGTTATTCCATTCATCTCTTTGATCCCCTGAGCGCAGATCAAATCTGTTCTCGAAGTAGGGCTTATGCTTTAACTCATTCCTCAAGACGTTTCCTGACGCGATTAGGCCTTTGGAATGAGTTGGCCCCATTTTTGTCACCCTTTAAGACCTTGAGTCTTGAAGATCGTGCTATTAACCGAACTGTAGATTTTACAGAATCTGATCTCCATTCCTCGAATAGATCATCCCGTGCTGTTGGATGGATTTTGGATCACACGTCCTTGATGAAGCTCTTGATGAGCAGACTTGAGAGATCCACCCATGTGAAGCTTTACCTCGGCGAAGCTTCCTCTCAACCACTTCATTCCATTCATGATTTTGGATTGGTGATTGCAGCCGATGGTCCTCGCTCACCAACAAGATCCCAACTCAAGTTTTCTTGGTGGTCTCACGCCTACTCGCAGGGTTGCTTAACTGCAAAAGTACGTTTTCGCAATATTGATTCTGAAACAGCTTTCGAATGCTTTAGGCCCGAAGGCCCTCTGGCCATTTTGCCACTTGGAAATTCAGACTTTCAAGTTGTTTGGAGTGCCCCTCTTGATCGATGTCGTCAGTTGGCTGCTCTTCAGGCATCGGCCTTTTTAGATGATCTTTCTACGATCCTTCCCCGTGGTCTTGAGCCAGATGCATTGCTCGATTCACCCGCAGCATTCCCATTAGAGATTAGTTTGGCGCCAAAACTGCATCAAGATAATGTTGTCCTTGTAGGTGAATCTGGACATCGCTGTCACCCTGTGGGAGGTCAGGGTCTCAATCTTTGTTGGCGCGATGCTGAAACTCTTCTTCGGCTGATGACATCTGCTTCCTCCATTCGGCGGGGTTTAAAAGCAGTTCCTACTCGTTACACTAGAGGACGCTATCTTGATGTGTTATCTGTTGGTTTTGCGACCGATCTTCTCGTTCGTTTGTTCTCCAACCGTCAGTCAGCACTTCTTCTTGTTCGTCGTTTTGGGCTCTTCATGCTCAAGCACTCTCCATGGATGCGCCGTGTTTCGCTTCAGGCGATGTCTGATGGACCGTGCACTCTGCTGCATCACTTGCCAAAGTGAGAGCAATTGATTGGTTTTGATGGTCATTAGCAGTGACCCACAACCCCAGCCATCGGCGGCATTGCTCTCCTACTTGCAGGGAAAGCTTGGATTGAGTGCCAGTGCCATCAACCTTGGTCTGCGCCAAGCCGAATTGGAACAGGCCCCCCTACCTGTGGTGCTCTGGAGTTTTGGTCTTCTGAGTTTGCAGGGATACCAAGACGTTTTGGACTGGCAGCAATCTCAGGAGTAGTGAATTAGAGATTCAACCTGGATGTCGTCGGGAAGGCGTCCTCGTCCTTTTAAATCTGTGAGTTCCACGATGAAGGCGCAACCAACGAGTTGACCGCCAGCCTGTTTGACCAAGTCTGCCGTGGCTGCGGCAGTCCCTCCTGTTGCTAAGAG
The window above is part of the Synechococcus sp. WH 8020 genome. Proteins encoded here:
- a CDS encoding FAD-dependent monooxygenase — encoded protein: MTGSLAPIRINGAGPTGSLLAIGLANVGYSIHLFDPLSADQICSRSRAYALTHSSRRFLTRLGLWNELAPFLSPFKTLSLEDRAINRTVDFTESDLHSSNRSSRAVGWILDHTSLMKLLMSRLERSTHVKLYLGEASSQPLHSIHDFGLVIAADGPRSPTRSQLKFSWWSHAYSQGCLTAKVRFRNIDSETAFECFRPEGPLAILPLGNSDFQVVWSAPLDRCRQLAALQASAFLDDLSTILPRGLEPDALLDSPAAFPLEISLAPKLHQDNVVLVGESGHRCHPVGGQGLNLCWRDAETLLRLMTSASSIRRGLKAVPTRYTRGRYLDVLSVGFATDLLVRLFSNRQSALLLVRRFGLFMLKHSPWMRRVSLQAMSDGPCTLLHHLPK
- a CDS encoding DUF2949 domain-containing protein: MVISSDPQPQPSAALLSYLQGKLGLSASAINLGLRQAELEQAPLPVVLWSFGLLSLQGYQDVLDWQQSQE